The nucleotide sequence AGGGCATACACTGACCATTTGACGACTTCGTACCATTCTGTGTCTCCTGTTGCTACGGCTGGAGCTAGCGGCTCTTTAGACAGTAGACCATCTAAAATCACATGATCGGCAGGGTTGGGGAAAGCACTGCGTCGAGAGACTAGTTGAGACCGATCGGATGTAATTCCTGCACAGCGTCCTTCTAGGTATGCTGTGTAGGCTGCATTGACATCTTCATAGGTAACGGGCGTATAGTCTAAGTTACGCTTGCGCATCTGATCAGCTAGATTCTGCTCGTTAGTGGTACCAATTTGAGTGCAAATAGCCTTACCTTTCAATGCTTCGAGGGTTTTGATGCCGCTATCTTTACGAACCATCATGCCTTGTCCGTCATAGAAGACAACTGGCGCAAAATCTAACCGTACTGCTGTATCTCGATTAACTGTCCAGGTAGTATTTCGGCTTAGGACATCAATTTCTCCGGTTTGTAGGGCGGTGAATCGCTCTTTAGCATTTAGGTTACGAAACTCAACAGCATCAGGATCATTAAATAGGGCTGCTGCGATCGCCCGACAAACATCCACATCTAGCCCTAGATACTCGCCACTTGGATCCACAAAGCTAAACCCTGGCAACTCTCCGCTGACCCCACAAATCAGTTGGTTACGATTTAAGACGGCTGCTAATCGT is from Cyanobacteriota bacterium and encodes:
- a CDS encoding amino acid ABC transporter substrate-binding protein; this encodes MSSPEGKTVPKSGRLAAVLNRNQLICGVSGELPGFSFVDPSGEYLGLDVDVCRAIAAALFNDPDAVEFRNLNAKERFTALQTGEIDVLSRNTTWTVNRDTAVRLDFAPVVFYDGQGMMVRKDSGIKTLEALKGKAICTQIGTTNEQNLADQMRKRNLDYTPVTYEDVNAAYTAYLEGRCAGITSDRSQLVSRRSAFPNPADHVILDGLLSKEPLAPAVATGDTEWYEVVKWSVYAL